A region from the Nostoc sp. HK-01 genome encodes:
- a CDS encoding patatin, giving the protein MAYRYKILSIDGGGIRGVIPAIILAEIEKRTGKPICQLFNLIAGTSTGGILSAALTKPHPSNQNIPHFKAEDLIDIYRKEGKRIFAESTLAKSIKIDDILKAKYSSKGRDEVLTEYLQDTFLKQALTDLFITSYDIELRMPLFFVNNVRDQKLGENFRKICDGYTMKQAGMATSAAPTYFKPYKIDTADPTNGGYYALVDGGVFANNPTSLAIMEALISSARPDPQQPDKTPLTINDILVVSLGTGSLNRRYNYDQAVEWGLIQWVQPMLNITLDGSSESVACQLEQLLPQADGYPKQYYRFQRQLTKANDNMDDASPENIARLITLAKQIIEQRDSELDELCQQLKQGLYEQEQPEKSVLVGI; this is encoded by the coding sequence ATGGCTTATCGCTACAAAATATTGTCTATTGACGGCGGCGGTATTCGCGGTGTTATACCAGCAATTATTCTAGCCGAAATCGAAAAGCGCACAGGTAAACCGATTTGTCAGCTATTTAATTTAATTGCTGGAACCTCAACAGGCGGAATTTTATCTGCTGCTTTAACTAAGCCACATCCTAGTAATCAAAATATTCCCCATTTTAAAGCAGAAGATTTAATTGATATCTATCGTAAAGAGGGAAAGCGGATTTTTGCAGAATCTACACTAGCAAAAAGCATCAAAATTGATGATATTTTAAAAGCAAAATATTCTTCAAAAGGCAGAGACGAAGTTTTAACAGAATATTTGCAAGATACCTTTCTCAAACAAGCATTAACCGACCTGTTTATCACTAGTTATGACATTGAATTGCGGATGCCTCTTTTCTTTGTCAATAATGTGAGAGACCAAAAATTAGGCGAAAACTTTCGCAAAATTTGTGACGGTTACACCATGAAGCAAGCCGGAATGGCTACATCTGCTGCACCAACTTATTTCAAACCTTACAAAATTGATACAGCTGACCCGACAAATGGTGGTTACTATGCCTTGGTAGATGGTGGTGTATTTGCTAATAATCCTACTTCCTTGGCAATTATGGAAGCTTTAATTTCTTCCGCTAGACCTGATCCGCAACAGCCTGACAAAACACCGCTGACTATCAATGATATTCTGGTCGTCTCATTAGGTACAGGTTCTCTTAATCGTCGATATAATTACGATCAAGCTGTGGAATGGGGACTGATTCAATGGGTACAGCCAATGCTAAATATTACCTTGGATGGTAGTAGTGAATCGGTAGCTTGTCAGTTAGAGCAATTGTTACCACAAGCTGATGGTTATCCTAAACAATACTATCGTTTTCAAAGACAATTAACCAAAGCTAATGACAATATGGATGATGCAAGCCCAGAAAATATTGCACGATTGATTACATTAGCAAAACAGATTATTGAGCAACGAGATTCTGAATTAGATGAACTTTGCCAGCAACTAAAACAAGGACTTTATGAGCAAGAACAGCCAGAAAAATCAGTTCTTGTTGGGATATAA
- a CDS encoding dehydrogenase catalytic domain-containing protein codes for MSIHEVFMPALSSTMTEGKIVSWVKSPGDKVEKGETVVVVESDKADMDVETFYEGYLAHIIVQAGESAAVGSAIAYVAETEAEIEAAKSLVNSGSTAATAPAPEKVPATAGVGASTATTHNGNGSNHKEGRLVASPRARKLAKELKVDLTSLKGSGPYGRIVAEDVEAIVNKGKPAAPTTPAPTVAPVVQPPAPAVAAAAPAPVPAATSAVPGQIVPLTTLQNAVVRGMVASLAVPVFRVGYTITTDGLDKLYKQIKSKGVTMTALLAKAVAVTLQKHPLLNASYSDQGIVYHSDINISVAVAMDDGGLITPVLRNADMVDIYSLSRNWKSLVDRARAKQLQPDEYNSGTFTLSNLGMFGVDTFDAILPPGQGSILAIGAARPQLVATSDGLFGVHQQMQVNITCDHRIIYGAHAAAFLQDLSKLIETNAQSLTL; via the coding sequence ATGAGCATTCACGAAGTATTCATGCCGGCGCTTAGTTCCACCATGACCGAAGGTAAAATCGTTTCCTGGGTAAAATCGCCAGGGGATAAAGTGGAAAAAGGCGAGACAGTGGTGGTTGTCGAGTCAGATAAGGCAGACATGGATGTAGAAACCTTCTATGAAGGATATCTGGCACACATCATTGTACAAGCTGGTGAGAGTGCGGCTGTCGGTAGTGCGATCGCTTACGTTGCGGAAACCGAAGCAGAAATTGAAGCAGCAAAATCTCTAGTTAATTCTGGTAGCACTGCGGCGACAGCACCTGCTCCCGAAAAAGTCCCAGCAACAGCAGGTGTCGGCGCATCCACCGCCACCACTCACAACGGTAACGGCTCAAACCACAAAGAAGGTAGACTTGTCGCCTCGCCCCGCGCCCGCAAGTTAGCAAAAGAATTAAAAGTTGATTTAACCAGCCTCAAAGGTAGTGGCCCCTACGGTCGGATTGTAGCTGAAGATGTGGAAGCTATAGTTAATAAAGGTAAACCAGCGGCTCCCACCACCCCCGCACCAACTGTTGCGCCAGTAGTTCAACCACCCGCACCTGCGGTAGCAGCCGCAGCACCCGCACCGGTTCCCGCTGCTACCAGTGCAGTTCCTGGTCAAATCGTACCTTTGACTACTCTGCAAAATGCTGTAGTTCGGGGGATGGTTGCTAGTTTAGCTGTACCTGTTTTCCGGGTAGGCTACACAATTACTACCGATGGTTTAGATAAGCTTTACAAACAAATTAAATCTAAAGGCGTGACAATGACCGCGCTGCTGGCGAAAGCTGTTGCAGTCACATTGCAAAAACATCCATTACTTAACGCCAGCTACTCAGATCAAGGAATTGTCTATCATTCTGATATCAACATATCTGTAGCTGTGGCAATGGATGACGGCGGATTAATTACACCAGTATTGCGAAATGCAGATATGGTAGATATTTATTCCCTCTCACGCAATTGGAAATCTTTAGTAGACCGCGCTCGCGCCAAGCAACTACAACCTGACGAATACAACAGCGGTACTTTTACACTGTCTAACTTAGGGATGTTTGGTGTTGATACTTTTGATGCAATTTTACCACCTGGTCAAGGTTCAATTCTGGCGATCGGTGCGGCTCGTCCCCAACTAGTAGCTACTTCTGATGGTTTATTTGGGGTACACCAACAAATGCAGGTAAATATCACCTGTGACCACCGAATTATTTATGGCGCTCACGCCGCAGCCTTCCTGCAAGACTTGAGCAAGTTGATTGAAACTAACGCTCAATCTTTAACTCTCTAA
- a CDS encoding PRC-barrel domain-containing protein, which yields MPLYKLEEFDPQYLETFNGDDVKELDLYTEGGIKVGSVSDALVDQNGRFRYLVIDTGFDTFGKSILLPIGLSRINYPEKRVYVDGLSKQQVEMLPEYHESYTVDEDYEERVRNVFRPANSNLTYDRNTYNYQTEPNLYDLNEQNHQTLRLYEERLIANKHRVKTGEVTVGKHIETETARVTVPIQKERVVIERVSPAETETFVEPNELHFQEGEVARIEVYEETPEIRKEAFVREEVRVKKLVERDTVEAEETIRREELDINTTGELHVDDAARNSQGTL from the coding sequence ATGCCTCTTTATAAACTCGAAGAATTTGACCCCCAATACCTAGAAACATTTAACGGTGATGATGTTAAAGAATTAGATCTCTATACTGAAGGAGGAATTAAAGTTGGTTCAGTTAGTGATGCTTTAGTTGACCAAAATGGGCGTTTTCGCTATTTAGTAATTGACACAGGCTTTGACACATTTGGTAAAAGCATTTTACTACCGATTGGCCTTTCACGTATTAATTATCCAGAAAAACGGGTATATGTTGATGGACTTAGCAAACAGCAAGTAGAAATGTTACCTGAGTACCATGAAAGCTATACAGTTGATGAAGACTACGAAGAAAGAGTACGCAATGTATTTCGTCCAGCCAACAGCAATTTAACTTACGATCGCAATACATACAATTATCAAACAGAACCGAATTTATACGATTTGAATGAACAAAATCATCAAACTCTCAGACTTTACGAAGAACGGCTAATAGCAAATAAGCATCGCGTTAAAACTGGGGAAGTAACAGTTGGTAAACATATTGAAACAGAAACTGCACGAGTTACAGTCCCCATTCAAAAAGAGCGCGTAGTTATCGAGCGAGTTTCCCCAGCCGAAACAGAAACATTTGTCGAACCTAACGAACTCCATTTTCAAGAGGGTGAAGTAGCACGCATAGAAGTATACGAAGAAACACCAGAAATTCGCAAAGAAGCGTTTGTTCGGGAAGAAGTACGAGTTAAAAAATTAGTAGAGCGAGATACAGTCGAAGCAGAAGAAACAATTCGACGAGAAGAGTTAGATATTAATACTACAGGTGAATTGCATGTAGATGATGCTGCTAGAAATAGCCAGGGGACTCTTTAA